In a genomic window of Syngnathus typhle isolate RoL2023-S1 ecotype Sweden linkage group LG4, RoL_Styp_1.0, whole genome shotgun sequence:
- the afg2b gene encoding spermatogenesis-associated protein 5-like protein 1: MTSLKLLPVESSDRGSQRCRLGPGLMAALGLTAGSPVLVSLPEGSCLCSAWPRPDLADGFLQLDMKSCSPYLIRQPPSHLTLDPEQVTSIPCPKLKGMKISVVVQSVAFKRNSPPRFIHELVKDMLKGALVHKEHVINLEDFDMDIRHVVIKDIYPDSNAAGLVTSKTSVDIADIQTVRHFKSHLQGQVTVPLGGLDEVSASLREMLQLPLLYPATLDSLGVACPRGVLLVGPPGVGKTQLVRKVVGEVGAILVVVRGPEVVRSRPGESEEVLRGVFAQARAAAEEGPCVLFLDELDSLFPRRSGSSAPENRLVAQLLTLMDGVDRSDRFLVIGATNRPDSLDPALRRPGRFDREVIIGPPTLSQRAAILSVLCEKMPVCPSVDMTELAQRTTGYVGSDLSALCREAAMDAMRENAKGSGEHMVALKHFLEALKLVRPSCLRSSLGRTDLAPVAWDQIGGLEDIKLKLRQSIEWPMMYPEAFSRLGLCRPRGVLLYGPPGCAKTTLVRAAASASNCTFLSVSGADLYSPYVGDSEKALSQLFRQARACAPCILFLDEIDSVIGSRCSGQTVNSVQTRLLSVLLNEMDGVGLKTLERRGTQKILQVEGAEANHTTDQLDSQEVCNKDVMVVAATNRPDCLDSALLRPGRLDHILYVPPPDLQARLAILKVCTKSMPVAPGVCMEELGAATDLYSGADLENLCKEAALLALEENMQASSIIQEHFLQSLKKTKPSLTAQQIQTYQIAS, translated from the exons ATGACGTCTCTGAAGCTGTTGCCAGTCGAATCATCAGACCGGGGCTCGCAAAGATGCAGGCTGGGTCCAGGTTTgatggcggcgctgggcttGACTGCGGGCTCCCCGGTGCTGGTGTCCCTCCCCGAGGGAAGCTGCCTGTGCAGCGCGTGGCCCAGGCCGGACCTGGCTGATGGCTTCTTACAGTTGGACATGAAGTCTTGCTCGCCATATCTCATCAGGCAACCCCCTTCGCACCTCACCCTGGATCCCGAGCAAGTCACATCCATCCCGTGTCCAAAACTGAAAGGAATGAAAATAAGCGTGGTCGTCCAAAGTGTTGCTTTCAAGAGAAACAGCCCACCTCGTTTTATTCATGAGCTTGTGAAAGACATGCTGAAAGGTGCCTTAGTGCATAAGGAGCATGTCATAAATCTGGAGGATTTTGATATGGACATTCGACATGTTGTCATTAAAGACATCTATCCGGATTCTAACGCAGCTGGACTTGTAACTTCCAAAACTAGTGTGGATATTGCTGATATCCAAACTGTCAGGCACTTCAAGAGCCATCTGCAGGGTCAGGTCACTGTACCTTTGGGGGGCCTGGATGAG GTGAGTGCATCGTTACGAGAGATGTTGCAGCTACCCCTTCTCTATCCAGCCACCCTTGATTCTCTTGGGGTAGCGTGTCCCAGAGGTGTCCTTCTTGTGGGCCCTCCGGGTGTTGGAAAGACACAGCTGGTTCGCAAAGTGGTTGGAGAAGTCGGAGCCATCCTTGTGGTGGTCAGAGGGCCAGAG GTTGTCCGTTCCCGCCCGGGCGAGAGCGAGGAGGTGTTGCGAGGCGTCTTCGCGCAGGCTCGTGCTGCAGCAGAGGAGGGTCCGTGTGTACTCTTCCTGGATGAGTTGGACTCCCTTTTTCCGAGAAGAAGCGGCTCGTCCGCACCGGAGAACCGCCTGGTGGCTCAACTCCTCACACTGATGGATGGGGTGGATCGATCAGATCGCTTCCTCGTCATCGGTGCCACCAACCGCCCAGACAGCTTGGATCCGGCCCTGCGCAGGCCTGGAAGATTTGACAGAGAA GTCATCATTGGGCCTCCTACCTTGTCCCAGAGAGCAGCGATCTTGTCTGTTCTGTGCGAGAAGATGCCGGTGTGTCCCAGCGTGGATATGACGGAGCTGGCACAGAGAACCACAGGTTATGTCGGGTCAGACCTCAGCGCACTCTGCAGGGAGGCGGCCATGGATGCTATGCGGGAAAACGCAAAG GGTTCAGGGGAGCACATGGTGGCCCTGAAACATTTCCTTGAGGCTCTAAAGTTGGTGCGGCCGTCCTGCCTGCGGAGCAGCCTGGGCCGGACGGACCTCGCTCCTGTGGCCTGGGATCAGATCGGAGGTCTTGAAGACATCAAGCTGAAGCTCAGACAg AGTATCGAGTGGCCAATGATGTACCCCGAAGCCTTCTCCCGCCTGGGTCTGTGTCGCCCCCGTGGCGTCCTTCTCTACGGGCCTCCGGGTTGCGCCAAGACAACACTGGTCCGAGCGGCAGCCTCGGCCTCAAATTGTACCTTCCTGTCCGTCAGTGGTGCTGACCTCTATTCGCCCTACGTGGGAGACTCGGAGAAGGCTTTGTCACAG CTGTTTCGCCAAGCGCGGGCTTGTGCTCCCTGCATCCTTTTCCTGGATGAGATCGACTCTGTGATCGGCTCACGGTGCAGCGGTCAGACGGTCAACAGTGTTCAGACTCGACTCTTGTCCGTGCTCCTCAACGAGATGGATGGCGTCGGCCTGAAGACGCTAGAAAGGAGGGGGACGCAGAAGATCCTCCAGGTAGAGGGAGCAGAGGCAAATCACACTACAGACCAG CTGGACAGCCAGGAAGTGTGCAACAAAGACGTGATGGTCGTAGCAGCCACAAACCGACCCGACTGTTTGGACAGCGCCCTTCTGAGGCCTGGAAGACTGGACCACATTCTCTATGTGCCACCACCGGACCTGCAG GCTCGTCTTGCCATCCTGAAGGTGTGCACAAAGTCTATGCCTGTGGCTCCCGGTGTGTGTATGGAGGAGCTGGGTGCCGCCACTGATCTTTACTCTGGAGCTGACCTGGAAAATCTTTGTAAAGAG GCTGCTCTACTGGCATTAGAAGAAAATATGCAGGCGTCTAGCATCATACAAGAGCACTTCCTGCAGTCTCTCAAGAAAACCAAGCCGTCCCTTACAGCCCAGCAAATCCAAACATACCAGATAGcgtcttag
- the lg4h15orf48 gene encoding normal mucosa of esophagus-specific gene 1 protein yields the protein MLHCLTNPRATPQLKVSKDRYKMKGFFQMLKKKKELIPLIGFMALTATGATTASFYFLFTKTDVILNKTSNPEPWERVDPSKPQKLITINQEWKPVKELELVKSLIK from the exons ATGCTCCACTGTCTCACAAACCCGAGAGCTACTCCACAACTGAAG GTATCAAAGGACCGGTACAAAATGAAGGGATTtttccaaatgttaaaaaagaaaaaagag CTGATTCCGCTGATCGGGTTCATGGCTTTAACCGCAACAGGAGCCACCACAGCATCCTTCTACTTTCTTTTCACCAAAACGGACGTCAT tttgaataagaCCTCCAATCCAGAACCATGGGAAAGAGTGGATCCATCCAAGCCCCAAAAG CTTATCACCATCAATCAGGAGTGGAAGCCAGTGAAGGAACTGGAGCTGGTGAAGAGTCTCATCAAGTGA